The Synechococcus sp. MW101C3 genome has a segment encoding these proteins:
- a CDS encoding cytochrome-c oxidase gives MLVIEVTNAREVVRQRIGRLGGRLIGKVVDAEAQVEKALIQELETAFREFGIEARIFSIDGPTMVGRSHIEVPVQVREERQVRLKSGA, from the coding sequence ATGCTGGTCATCGAGGTCACCAACGCCCGCGAGGTGGTCCGTCAGCGCATCGGCCGTCTGGGTGGGCGGCTGATCGGCAAGGTGGTCGACGCTGAAGCCCAGGTGGAGAAGGCCTTGATCCAGGAGCTGGAAACCGCCTTCCGCGAGTTCGGCATCGAAGCCCGCATCTTCTCGATCGACGGGCCCACGATGGTGGGCCGCAGCCACATCGAGGTGCCCGTTCAGGTGCGGGAGGAACGGCAGGTGCGGCTCAAGAGCGGCGCCTGA
- a CDS encoding DUF3181 family protein, which translates to MTLSATEIEDLRQALAERLYLQIAGWHLYLGDAGLDGPLAIECAARLDQGAGVCARQALEAVQVPIGGGSSRLPLARLIPPGQLRDLEDVLDGFSH; encoded by the coding sequence ATGACGCTCTCGGCCACCGAGATCGAAGACCTCCGCCAGGCCCTCGCCGAGCGGCTCTACCTGCAGATCGCCGGCTGGCATCTCTATCTGGGCGATGCGGGCCTCGATGGCCCGTTGGCGATCGAATGTGCCGCCCGGCTGGACCAGGGGGCCGGGGTGTGCGCCCGCCAGGCGCTGGAGGCGGTGCAGGTGCCGATCGGTGGCGGCTCCAGCCGCCTGCCGCTGGCGCGGCTGATCCCCCCTGGGCAACTGCGCGACCTCGAAGATGTGCTCGACGGCTTCAGCCACTGA